The Pseudoalteromonas translucida KMM 520 genome has a window encoding:
- the cysE gene encoding serine O-acetyltransferase: MRHEIWQQLRSEANEVVKREPLLASHVYSCILNHECLGAALSFIVANKLADAVVSAFTIRELFDQSFVRCERMLTHVAHDIKAVKDRDPAAETYLTVILNLKGFHAIQAHRLANCLWTQNRKELARFIQSRSSEVFGVDIHPACKVGKGIMFDHATGIVIGETAVIEDNVSILQSVTLGGTGNEQGDRHPKIRAGVLIGAGAKILGNIEVGAGARIGAGSVVLSNVPPHTTAVGVPAKIIGRPDCECPAKSMNQNFLAKPEPENESHTSSML; the protein is encoded by the coding sequence ATGCGACATGAAATTTGGCAACAGCTTCGCAGCGAAGCAAATGAAGTAGTAAAACGCGAACCTCTTTTAGCGAGCCATGTTTATTCGTGTATTTTGAACCATGAATGTTTAGGGGCGGCGCTGAGTTTTATTGTTGCTAATAAATTGGCAGATGCGGTGGTGTCGGCATTTACTATTCGTGAGCTATTTGATCAGTCGTTTGTAAGGTGTGAGCGTATGCTAACGCACGTTGCTCACGATATTAAAGCGGTAAAAGATCGTGACCCTGCAGCCGAAACTTACCTTACGGTAATATTAAATTTAAAAGGTTTTCATGCTATTCAGGCGCATCGTTTAGCTAATTGTTTATGGACGCAAAACCGTAAAGAGTTGGCGCGCTTTATTCAAAGCCGTAGCTCAGAGGTGTTTGGCGTTGATATTCATCCTGCTTGTAAAGTGGGTAAAGGAATAATGTTTGACCATGCAACCGGTATTGTTATTGGTGAAACGGCGGTAATTGAAGATAACGTATCAATATTGCAGTCGGTTACTTTAGGTGGCACGGGCAATGAACAAGGTGATCGTCATCCTAAAATCAGAGCCGGGGTACTTATTGGTGCTGGCGCTAAAATATTGGGCAATATTGAAGTGGGTGCGGGCGCACGTATTGGCGCAGGCTCTGTTGTGCTAAGTAATGTACCGCCACACACGACAGCGGTAGGTGTACCGGCAAAAATTATTGGTCGCCCAGATTGCGAATGCCCTGCAAAAAGTATGAACCAAAACTTTTTAGCTAAACCTGAGCCTGAAAATGAATCGCATACTAGCTCTATGCTATAA
- the xseA gene encoding exodeoxyribonuclease VII large subunit, with protein MFSKPLQTVYTVSRLNREIRALLEQGFASLVLTGEISNFITPASGHWYFSLKDDKAQIKAAMWRGNNRNQSYRPINGAQVTVKARVSLYEPRGDYQLIVEHMEPAGEGQLKQEFDALKMRLAAEGLFSSVYKKPLPQNINRIGVITSATGAAIKDILTVLKRRAPQLEVIIYPAMVQGKDAHLQLIKQIELANIRSEVDVLILGRGGGSLEDLWCFNHEQLARAIFNSQLPIVSAVGHEIDTTISDYVADVRAATPSAAAELVSPNTQELHNKVTQLVNRLANAFKHDMSEKRAQALQLQHRLNLCHPRNQLNQKAQRLDELSIALQQAMRNRLYQQERTLNNLTPRLMRQSPDKKLTQASHQLAQLQARLNQAIQQQLQQANNSLALQASRLDSVSPLNVLARGYSITKTEKQKVVKSVADVKVGDTLITELVDGTLHSQVLS; from the coding sequence ATGTTTTCGAAGCCTTTGCAAACGGTATACACCGTGTCACGCCTTAATAGAGAAATACGCGCCCTACTCGAGCAAGGCTTTGCCTCGCTGGTATTAACTGGCGAAATTTCGAACTTTATTACTCCGGCATCTGGGCATTGGTATTTTTCGTTAAAAGACGATAAAGCACAAATAAAAGCAGCCATGTGGCGCGGCAATAATCGTAACCAAAGCTACCGACCCATTAACGGTGCACAGGTAACGGTAAAAGCGCGCGTTTCACTTTATGAACCACGTGGCGACTATCAACTTATTGTTGAGCATATGGAACCTGCTGGCGAAGGGCAACTTAAGCAAGAATTTGACGCCCTAAAAATGCGCTTAGCCGCTGAGGGACTATTTAGCTCGGTTTATAAAAAACCTCTACCACAAAATATTAACCGTATAGGGGTAATAACCTCTGCGACTGGCGCGGCCATAAAAGATATTTTAACCGTACTAAAACGCCGCGCACCGCAGCTAGAAGTTATTATTTACCCTGCTATGGTGCAAGGTAAAGACGCGCACCTGCAGTTAATTAAACAAATAGAGCTGGCTAATATTCGCAGTGAAGTAGACGTGCTTATTTTAGGACGTGGTGGCGGCTCTTTAGAAGATTTATGGTGTTTTAACCATGAGCAACTGGCGCGCGCTATATTTAATAGCCAACTGCCTATTGTGAGCGCGGTTGGCCACGAAATCGACACTACTATTAGCGACTATGTAGCCGACGTACGTGCAGCTACGCCTTCTGCGGCGGCAGAGCTGGTAAGTCCTAATACGCAAGAGCTACATAATAAAGTAACTCAGCTAGTTAATCGTCTTGCTAATGCGTTTAAACACGATATGAGCGAAAAACGCGCTCAAGCATTACAACTACAGCACAGGTTAAATTTATGCCATCCGCGTAATCAGTTAAATCAAAAAGCGCAGCGTTTGGACGAGCTAAGCATTGCGCTACAACAAGCTATGCGTAATCGTTTATATCAACAAGAGCGTACCCTTAATAATTTAACGCCTAGATTAATGCGCCAATCACCCGACAAAAAGCTCACTCAAGCAAGTCACCAACTAGCGCAATTACAAGCTCGGCTTAACCAAGCAATACAGCAGCAATTACAGCAAGCTAACAACAGCTTAGCACTGCAGGCAAGTCGCTTAGATTCAGTAAGCCCACTTAATGTATTAGCGCGAGGCTATAGTATTACAAAAACAGAGAAGCAAAAGGTGGTTAAATCGGTAGCGGATGTAAAAGTCGGAGATACTTTAATTACTGAACTGGTTGACGGCACGCTACACTCGCAAGTGCTTAGCTAG
- the guaB gene encoding IMP dehydrogenase: MLRIAKEALTFDDVLLVPGHSTVLPHTANISTRLTRGIKLNLPLVSASMDTVTEARLAIALAQEGGLGFIHKNMTIAEQAKNVRKVKTYEAGIVTYPITVTADLTIADALELSQEKGFSGFPVTDSDNNLVGIVTGRDMRFETKLEQPVSTVMTKKDKLVTVNEGAAREEILGLMHEHRIEKILVVDDAFKLKGMITVKDYQKAQEKPDACKDDQGRLRVGAAVSVGAGTDERIAALVEAGIDVLLIDTSHGHSQGVIDRVAKTRKEYPDLQIIAGNVATAEGAVALADAGADAVKVGIGPGSICTTRIVTGCGVPQITAISDAVDGLKGRDIPVIADGGIRFSGDIVKALVAGASCVMVGSLLAGTEEAPGEVELYQGRYYKSYRGMGSLGAMDQKEGSSDRYFQKSNEADKLVPEGIEGRVAYKGPIATIIHQQVGGLRSAMGLTGCATIEELNTKPQFVRVTSAGMGESHVHDVQITKEAPNYRLG, from the coding sequence ATGCTTAGAATCGCTAAAGAAGCTCTTACCTTTGATGACGTACTTTTAGTACCTGGTCATTCTACTGTTTTGCCACATACGGCAAATATTTCAACTCGCTTAACGCGTGGAATCAAACTTAACTTGCCGCTTGTTTCAGCATCTATGGATACTGTTACCGAAGCTCGTTTAGCTATTGCCCTTGCGCAAGAAGGTGGTCTTGGTTTTATCCATAAAAACATGACTATTGCAGAACAAGCGAAAAACGTTCGTAAAGTTAAAACCTATGAAGCGGGTATTGTTACTTATCCTATTACAGTAACTGCCGATTTAACCATTGCAGATGCACTTGAACTGTCGCAAGAAAAAGGTTTTTCGGGCTTTCCGGTAACCGATAGCGATAATAACCTTGTTGGTATTGTAACAGGGCGTGATATGCGCTTTGAAACTAAGCTTGAACAGCCTGTTTCTACTGTTATGACTAAAAAAGACAAGCTAGTTACTGTGAACGAAGGTGCTGCGCGCGAAGAAATTTTAGGCTTAATGCACGAACACCGCATTGAAAAAATTCTTGTGGTTGATGATGCGTTTAAGCTAAAAGGCATGATCACCGTAAAAGATTACCAAAAAGCACAAGAAAAACCAGATGCCTGTAAAGACGATCAAGGTCGTTTACGTGTAGGTGCTGCTGTAAGTGTTGGCGCAGGTACTGATGAGCGTATTGCTGCATTAGTAGAAGCGGGTATTGACGTATTACTTATCGATACTTCGCACGGCCATTCTCAAGGTGTTATTGACCGCGTTGCAAAAACCCGCAAAGAATACCCAGATTTACAAATTATTGCTGGTAACGTAGCAACAGCAGAAGGCGCGGTTGCGCTTGCAGACGCTGGAGCCGATGCGGTTAAAGTAGGAATAGGCCCAGGTTCTATTTGTACTACGCGTATTGTTACAGGTTGTGGTGTGCCACAAATTACGGCTATTTCAGATGCTGTTGATGGCTTAAAAGGCCGCGACATTCCGGTAATTGCAGATGGCGGTATTCGCTTTTCTGGCGATATTGTAAAAGCACTTGTTGCTGGTGCATCGTGTGTAATGGTGGGTTCTTTACTTGCTGGTACTGAAGAAGCACCTGGCGAAGTAGAGCTTTACCAAGGCCGTTACTACAAATCATACCGTGGTATGGGCTCGTTAGGCGCGATGGATCAAAAAGAAGGTTCATCAGATCGTTACTTCCAAAAATCAAACGAAGCCGACAAGTTAGTACCAGAAGGTATTGAAGGTCGCGTAGCGTACAAAGGTCCTATTGCAACGATTATCCATCAGCAAGTGGGCGGCCTGCGCAGCGCAATGGGCTTAACCGGTTGTGCCACTATTGAAGAGCTAAACACCAAACCACAGTTTGTACGTGTTACTTCAGCAGGCATGGGTGAGTCGCATGTACATGACGTGCAAATCACTAAAGAAGCACCTAACTACCGTTTAGGCTAA
- the guaA gene encoding glutamine-hydrolyzing GMP synthase → MSKDIHDSRILILDFGSQYTQLIARRVREIGVYCELWAWDVTEEQIREFNPQGIILSGGPESTTLENSPRAPEYVFNAGVPVLGICYGMQTMAAQLGGSVHSSDKKEFGYAQVEKVGNCALFDAIEDHITDGGNGVLDVWMSHGDKVMDIPQSFKTTAKTSTCPHAAMSNEEKRFYGVQFHPEVTHTHQGQRLLERFAIDICGCEKLWTAAKIIDNAIERIKETVGDDEVILGLSGGVDSSVVAMLIHRAIGERLTCVFVDNGLLRLNEGQQVMDMFGNKFGLNIVKVEAEEQFLNDLAGKSDPEDKRKAIGHTFINVFDEQAKKLKNAKWLAQGTIYPDVIESAASATGKAHVIKSHHNVGGLPADMKMGLVEPLRELFKDEVRKIGLELGLPYDMLYRHPFPGPGLGVRVLGEIKKEYCDLLRRADAIFIEELHKAELYHKVSQAFTVFLPVKSVGVMGDARKYDWVVSLRCVETIDFMTARWSHLPYEFLGVVSNRIINEIDGISRVVYDISGKPPATIEWE, encoded by the coding sequence ATGAGCAAAGACATTCACGATTCACGAATTCTCATTTTAGACTTTGGTTCACAATACACTCAATTAATTGCCCGTCGTGTGCGCGAAATTGGTGTTTACTGTGAACTGTGGGCATGGGATGTGACCGAAGAGCAAATTCGCGAGTTCAACCCACAAGGTATTATTCTCTCTGGTGGCCCAGAGTCGACAACACTTGAAAACAGCCCACGCGCTCCTGAATATGTATTTAATGCTGGCGTACCAGTGCTTGGTATTTGCTACGGCATGCAAACTATGGCGGCTCAGCTTGGTGGCAGTGTACACAGCTCTGACAAAAAAGAGTTTGGTTACGCCCAAGTAGAAAAAGTGGGTAATTGTGCGTTGTTTGATGCGATAGAAGATCATATTACCGACGGCGGCAATGGCGTACTAGATGTATGGATGAGCCATGGCGATAAAGTAATGGATATTCCACAAAGCTTTAAAACCACAGCTAAAACATCTACGTGTCCGCATGCGGCAATGTCGAACGAAGAAAAGCGTTTTTACGGCGTACAGTTTCACCCAGAAGTAACTCACACACATCAAGGGCAGCGTTTATTAGAGCGTTTTGCTATTGATATTTGTGGTTGTGAAAAATTGTGGACTGCAGCAAAAATTATCGATAATGCCATTGAGCGCATTAAAGAAACAGTTGGCGATGACGAAGTTATTTTAGGCCTTTCGGGTGGTGTTGATTCATCGGTTGTGGCTATGCTTATTCACCGTGCAATTGGCGAAAGGCTAACTTGTGTATTTGTTGATAACGGCTTACTTCGTTTAAACGAAGGCCAGCAAGTTATGGACATGTTTGGCAATAAATTTGGCCTAAACATTGTTAAAGTTGAAGCCGAAGAGCAGTTTTTAAATGACCTTGCTGGTAAGTCAGACCCAGAAGATAAGCGTAAAGCCATTGGCCATACGTTTATTAATGTATTTGATGAGCAAGCTAAAAAGCTTAAAAATGCAAAATGGTTAGCGCAAGGTACAATTTACCCAGACGTGATTGAATCTGCGGCATCTGCCACCGGTAAAGCACACGTAATTAAATCGCACCACAATGTGGGCGGATTACCAGCTGACATGAAAATGGGCCTAGTTGAGCCGCTACGCGAGTTATTTAAAGATGAAGTACGTAAGATTGGTTTAGAGCTAGGTTTACCGTACGACATGCTTTACCGTCATCCTTTCCCTGGACCAGGTTTAGGTGTGCGTGTACTTGGCGAAATTAAAAAAGAATACTGTGATTTACTACGTCGTGCCGATGCTATTTTCATCGAAGAGCTTCACAAAGCAGAGCTTTATCATAAAGTAAGCCAAGCGTTTACTGTATTTTTACCGGTAAAATCGGTAGGGGTTATGGGCGATGCACGTAAATACGATTGGGTTGTATCACTGCGCTGCGTGGAAACAATCGACTTTATGACCGCGCGCTGGTCACATTTACCGTATGAATTTTTAGGTGTGGTTTCAAACCGTATCATTAATGAAATTGATGGTATTTCGCGTGTTGTTTATGATATTTCGGGCAAACCACCTGCAACTATCGAGTGGGAATAA
- the rimI gene encoding ribosomal protein S18-alanine N-acetyltransferase: MINFKSVDATAIPQLMAIETACHSHPWTLNTMSSCIGGRYFNLAAFNGDTMVGFYIGEKAGPDFTLMDICVAPSEQGKGIAKQLLSQFIDYGEQQNAENLFLEVRESNTPAIKLYENAGFIEMSVRKNYYPSDNPAKNGFEDAILMGMALGLNF; encoded by the coding sequence TTGATAAACTTTAAATCAGTAGACGCAACCGCTATACCGCAATTAATGGCTATAGAAACCGCATGCCACAGTCATCCGTGGACGTTAAATACCATGAGTTCATGTATTGGTGGGCGCTATTTTAATTTAGCAGCGTTTAACGGCGATACCATGGTAGGTTTTTATATTGGCGAAAAGGCCGGGCCCGACTTTACCTTGATGGATATTTGCGTTGCACCCAGCGAGCAAGGAAAAGGCATTGCAAAACAGCTACTGAGCCAGTTTATTGATTATGGTGAGCAGCAAAATGCTGAAAATTTATTTTTAGAAGTACGCGAATCAAATACCCCCGCAATAAAACTGTACGAAAATGCAGGCTTTATAGAAATGTCAGTGCGTAAAAATTATTACCCAAGCGACAATCCTGCTAAAAACGGATTTGAAGACGCTATTTTAATGGGCATGGCACTGGGCTTAAACTTTTAA
- a CDS encoding ATP-binding protein: MKTSKLSIRLLWYITPLVILPLLFLGGFTLTNVTNSTQKQADLIMSRFVEQQQQKVFNYIDSFQSTAKLLSTSPVLNDFLANDLHADGGYTYRLGALMDVFASYSEAYPDIISINLMSVNGKSDAYYSSNLSIAPKSYPFFEKIQQSNLSQQQFMMQKADGTTSLYFIQRIYSIDYYLKRPQQLGFIVLHIDPSILNTSILEAPYNNTLNLLVSNEGKILFSSDYNIRGQYISEFELSQVHNLADIGSLSTIELSSIDKIERMIFAVQMSGGYYVSTIPKAVLYQSGKAISLITGLIVIISVITLPILIFIVVRNLLLNPIELLGAASHRVGDGDLGVSLPAHTDDEVGILFNDFNHMINQIRHYQEQLEEYKHHLEDKVESRTKALETMNSQLELAIGQAEQANQLKSRFLANMSHEIRTPLTAIMGFTEQLLHNDKITNNKQHLSTILRNSKHLLELINNILDLSKIEAEKIGVEQAPLNVVRLMHDIESIIEPLAQQKKLKLSINYQLPLPHTINSDETRLKQILINIASNAVKFTEQGHVSITAHYLPSQELMFVIQDSGIGMAENQIKRLFTPFEQADATTTRRFGGTGLGLCISKNLAQRLGGDITVKSELDVGSCFTITIACNLQTPLADNLFLEQPDQLIPEKDPQLSFASNSFDAHILVAEDNPDNQLLIKLLLQTWGLEPDIANNGAEAVEMALVNDYQLIIMDMQMPVMGGLEATKILRHAAYDGPIIALTANVMNHDVDTYIAAGCDKALAKPIDKDALESVLVSYLHLEKDNQNKWDDILKSEKFQQINANYVANLPTYLAEIKSLQFSGNLVALRALAHNIKGSAGCFNFDDIYHCAARLEEHLKTDSKAALNELTANLINVIEQAISEQSKPV, from the coding sequence ATGAAAACCAGTAAGTTAAGCATTAGGTTATTATGGTATATAACGCCGTTAGTTATACTTCCGCTGTTATTTTTAGGTGGTTTTACGCTAACTAATGTAACCAACTCAACACAAAAACAAGCTGATTTAATTATGAGCCGGTTTGTTGAACAACAACAACAAAAAGTATTTAACTATATTGATTCATTTCAATCCACGGCCAAGCTGCTATCTACCTCACCCGTATTGAACGATTTTTTAGCGAACGATTTACATGCCGATGGTGGCTACACCTATCGCCTCGGTGCGTTAATGGATGTGTTTGCCAGTTATAGCGAGGCCTATCCCGATATAATTAGCATTAACTTAATGTCGGTAAACGGCAAAAGCGATGCCTACTACTCAAGTAATTTAAGCATAGCGCCAAAATCGTATCCTTTTTTTGAAAAAATACAGCAAAGTAATTTAAGCCAACAGCAGTTTATGATGCAAAAAGCAGATGGCACCACCAGCTTGTATTTTATTCAGCGTATTTATAGCATTGACTACTACCTTAAGCGCCCGCAACAACTTGGTTTTATCGTGCTGCATATTGACCCCTCTATTCTTAATACCAGTATTTTAGAAGCCCCCTACAACAACACTCTCAACTTACTCGTTAGTAATGAGGGTAAAATATTATTTAGTTCCGACTATAATATTCGTGGCCAATACATTAGTGAATTTGAGCTCAGCCAAGTACATAACTTAGCTGACATTGGCTCTTTATCAACCATAGAACTTTCGAGTATAGATAAAATAGAGCGGATGATTTTTGCGGTACAAATGAGCGGTGGTTATTATGTATCGACTATTCCTAAAGCCGTTTTGTATCAGTCGGGTAAGGCTATTAGCTTAATTACCGGTTTAATTGTTATTATTTCGGTTATTACGCTACCAATACTTATTTTTATTGTAGTGCGTAATTTATTACTTAACCCTATTGAGCTATTAGGTGCAGCTAGCCACCGTGTAGGTGATGGCGATTTAGGTGTTTCACTACCCGCGCACACCGATGATGAAGTAGGCATATTGTTTAACGACTTTAATCACATGATTAATCAAATTAGGCATTATCAAGAGCAGTTAGAAGAATATAAACATCACCTCGAAGACAAAGTAGAAAGCCGTACCAAAGCGCTAGAAACCATGAACAGCCAGTTAGAACTTGCGATTGGCCAAGCAGAGCAAGCGAATCAACTTAAAAGCCGCTTTTTGGCTAATATGAGCCACGAAATTCGAACCCCACTCACCGCAATAATGGGCTTTACCGAACAGCTTTTACATAACGATAAAATCACCAACAATAAACAGCATTTAAGCACCATTTTACGCAACTCAAAACATTTATTAGAGTTAATAAATAACATTTTAGACTTGTCTAAAATTGAAGCCGAAAAAATTGGTGTAGAGCAAGCTCCACTAAATGTAGTGCGCTTAATGCACGACATTGAGTCAATTATTGAACCGCTGGCACAACAAAAAAAGCTAAAGCTCAGTATTAATTATCAACTCCCGTTACCACACACTATAAACAGCGACGAAACCCGCTTAAAACAAATACTGATCAACATTGCCAGCAATGCAGTTAAGTTTACCGAGCAAGGCCATGTGTCTATAACGGCTCATTACCTACCAAGCCAAGAGCTGATGTTTGTAATACAAGATAGCGGAATTGGGATGGCAGAAAATCAAATTAAGCGCTTATTTACTCCTTTTGAGCAAGCAGACGCCACCACAACCCGTCGCTTTGGCGGTACCGGGCTTGGGCTATGTATTTCAAAAAATTTAGCCCAACGTCTTGGTGGTGATATAACCGTTAAAAGTGAATTAGATGTAGGTAGCTGCTTTACTATAACCATAGCCTGCAATTTACAAACGCCATTAGCCGATAACCTGTTTTTAGAGCAACCCGATCAACTCATTCCAGAAAAAGATCCACAGCTCTCCTTCGCCAGTAATAGTTTTGATGCACATATTTTAGTAGCCGAAGATAACCCTGATAATCAATTATTAATAAAGCTGCTGTTGCAAACTTGGGGGTTAGAGCCCGACATAGCAAACAATGGCGCTGAAGCGGTAGAAATGGCGCTAGTAAACGACTACCAGTTAATTATTATGGATATGCAAATGCCGGTAATGGGTGGCCTAGAAGCGACTAAAATTTTACGCCATGCTGCATACGACGGCCCTATAATCGCACTCACTGCAAATGTAATGAACCATGACGTAGATACATATATTGCCGCAGGATGCGACAAGGCTCTGGCTAAACCTATAGATAAAGATGCGCTAGAAAGCGTACTAGTAAGTTACCTGCATCTTGAAAAAGACAATCAAAATAAATGGGACGACATACTCAAAAGTGAAAAATTTCAACAAATAAATGCAAATTACGTCGCTAACCTGCCAACTTATTTAGCTGAAATAAAAAGCTTACAATTTTCGGGTAACTTAGTCGCATTGCGCGCATTAGCACATAATATAAAAGGCAGTGCTGGGTGTTTTAACTTTGATGATATTTATCACTGTGCGGCGCGTTTAGAAGAGCATTTAAAAACCGATAGCAAAGCCGCGTTAAACGAATTAACAGCTAACTTAATTAACGTTATTGAGCAGGCTATTAGTGAGCAAAGTAAGCCGGTATAA
- the prfC gene encoding peptide chain release factor 3 encodes MAEQNLLSEINKRRTFAIISHPDAGKTTITEKVLLFGQAIQKAGTVKGRGSNQHAKSDWMEMEKERGISVTTSVMQFPYKNALVNLLDTPGHEDFSEDTYRTLTAVDSCLMVIDAAKGVEDRTRKLMEVTRLRTTPIVTFMNKCDRDIRDPMELLDEVETELKIACAPITWPIGSGKGFKGVYHIHNDEAVLYKTGQGHKIQDVRTIKGIDNPELVDAIGDDLAAQLRDELELVIGASNEFDLELFLAGELSPVYFGTALGNFGVDHVLDGLTKWAPTPLPRETEDRQVVATEENFTGFVFKIQANMDPKHRDRIAFMRIVSGKYSQGMKMNHVRIGKQVSISDAVTFMAGDRERAGDAYAGDIIGLHNHGTIQIGDTFTQGEKLKFSGIPNFAPELFRRIRLRDPLKQKQLLKGLVQLSEEGAVQVFRPLINNDLIVGAVGVLQFDVVVARLKAEYNVDAIYEGVNVNTARWVSSDDVKKFEDFKRKCESNLALDGGDNLTYIAPSRVNLNLSVERYPEVTFSHTREN; translated from the coding sequence ATGGCAGAGCAAAATCTCCTCAGTGAAATTAATAAACGACGTACCTTCGCGATTATTTCGCACCCAGATGCGGGTAAAACCACCATCACCGAAAAAGTACTCTTATTCGGACAAGCTATCCAAAAAGCCGGTACAGTAAAAGGCCGTGGCTCTAACCAGCATGCTAAATCTGACTGGATGGAAATGGAAAAAGAGCGTGGAATTTCTGTTACTACCTCAGTAATGCAGTTTCCGTATAAAAATGCTTTGGTTAACCTACTCGACACACCAGGACATGAAGATTTCTCGGAAGATACGTACCGTACCCTAACAGCAGTCGATTCGTGTTTAATGGTTATTGATGCGGCAAAAGGTGTAGAAGACCGTACGCGTAAATTAATGGAAGTAACACGCCTGCGTACTACGCCAATTGTTACTTTTATGAATAAATGTGACCGTGATATACGCGACCCAATGGAGCTGCTTGACGAAGTTGAAACCGAGCTTAAAATAGCGTGTGCGCCTATTACTTGGCCGATTGGTAGTGGTAAAGGCTTTAAAGGTGTTTATCATATTCATAACGATGAAGCGGTTTTATATAAAACTGGCCAAGGTCATAAAATTCAAGACGTGCGCACTATTAAAGGGATAGATAACCCTGAACTGGTTGATGCTATTGGTGACGATCTTGCTGCGCAATTACGCGATGAGTTAGAGCTGGTTATAGGTGCATCAAATGAATTTGATTTAGAGCTGTTTTTAGCCGGCGAACTATCGCCAGTTTATTTTGGTACAGCACTAGGTAACTTTGGTGTAGACCACGTACTTGACGGTTTAACTAAATGGGCACCAACGCCATTACCACGTGAAACAGAAGACCGCCAAGTAGTTGCCACTGAAGAGAACTTTACTGGCTTTGTATTTAAGATTCAGGCCAATATGGACCCGAAACACCGCGACCGAATTGCCTTTATGCGCATAGTGTCAGGTAAATACAGCCAAGGCATGAAAATGAATCATGTGCGCATTGGCAAGCAAGTAAGTATTTCTGATGCGGTTACGTTTATGGCTGGCGATCGTGAGCGTGCAGGTGATGCATACGCTGGCGACATTATTGGTTTACATAACCACGGTACGATTCAAATAGGTGATACTTTCACCCAAGGTGAAAAGCTTAAATTTAGCGGTATTCCTAACTTTGCACCGGAATTATTCCGCCGCATTCGTTTACGTGATCCGCTCAAACAAAAGCAGTTATTAAAAGGCTTAGTACAACTCTCAGAAGAGGGTGCTGTACAGGTATTTAGACCGCTAATAAACAATGATTTAATTGTAGGCGCAGTAGGTGTACTTCAGTTTGATGTGGTTGTAGCGCGTTTAAAAGCTGAATATAACGTAGATGCAATTTACGAAGGTGTTAACGTAAATACAGCCCGCTGGGTAAGTAGCGACGACGTTAAAAAGTTTGAAGACTTTAAGCGTAAATGTGAAAGCAACCTAGCCTTGGATGGCGGCGATAATTTAACTTACATAGCGCCAAGCCGTGTAAACCTTAATTTATCAGTAGAGCGCTACCCAGAAGTCACCTTTAGCCATACACGCGAAAACTAA